DNA from Oryzisolibacter sp. LB2S:
GCGGCTTGAGGTTGACCATGCTGCCAATGCCGACCTTGATCTGCCCGCCGAGCAGGTCTTGCACCATCGGTGCCTCGCCCTTGTAGGCCACATGCTGCATGCCGGCCCCGGCCTCGTCGCTCAGGGTGGCGCAGACCAGATGGCCATGCGATCCCATGCCGTAGCTGCCGTAGGACAGCTGGCCCTTGTGGGCGCGTATCCAGTCCATGTACTCGTTCAGGTTGCGCGCCGGAACGTCGGAAGTGACGACCAGTGCGATTGAGGCCAGGCAGACGCGCGAGAGCGGCGTGAGGTCGGTCAGCGGGTCGAACGGCATCTTCTGGAACATGTAGCGGTTGGTGAGCATGGTCGATGTCGTGCCCAGCAGCACCGTATGCCCATCGGGGGCGGACTTGGCGACGGCGTCTCCGGCCAGCAGGCCGGCGGCGCCGGGCTTGTTGTCGGCCACCACGGCCTGGCCGAAGGTCTGTGCCATGCGCTCGCCGAGCACGCGCGTGATGACGTCGGTGGCGCCGCCCGCGGCAAACGGCACGACGATGCGCACCGGGCGCGTGGCAAAGCCCGGCTGGGCGCGCAGCGGGCCCGCGGCCGCGGCGCCCGCGGCCAGGGCCAGCAGCTGGCGGCGGCTGCAATGCGGAAGATGGTGGTCATGGCTCATGCGGTGTCTCCTGGTTGTGGTTGGCCTGTCCGTTATGCGTTGTCGATCGCTTGGTATCAATCCATGGAAATCCGCGCCGACTCCGCCACGGCCTTCCAGTGGGCGGCGTCCTTTTCCACCTGGGTCTTGAAGTCACCCGGCAGCGAGCCCACGGCGATCAGGCCCATGTCGGTCAGGCGCTTGTT
Protein-coding regions in this window:
- a CDS encoding tripartite tricarboxylate transporter substrate binding protein, which gives rise to MSHDHHLPHCSRRQLLALAAGAAAAGPLRAQPGFATRPVRIVVPFAAGGATDVITRVLGERMAQTFGQAVVADNKPGAAGLLAGDAVAKSAPDGHTVLLGTTSTMLTNRYMFQKMPFDPLTDLTPLSRVCLASIALVVTSDVPARNLNEYMDWIRAHKGQLSYGSYGMGSHGHLVCATLSDEAGAGMQHVAYKGEAPMVQDLLGGQIKVGIGSMVNLKPHIDSGKLRALAVTGPRRVPLLAEVPTFAEAGFRQDALSLTGWLAIAGPKGMAPDVMRQWGLAANHAIASREGRARIIAAGFVPVDDDTPEKFARAWADEAPVWGRLLRAAGVQPT